The Chaetodon auriga isolate fChaAug3 chromosome 2, fChaAug3.hap1, whole genome shotgun sequence genome segment TTTTATGTCACTTTTATGGTGCAAAATACACTTTTTGAATTGTTAGCTGTTAAAAATTAACATTTCTATAAAATATACAGGCAAAGCTCTGAAGCtcacatgttgctgctgtgctttttaaaaagcaaggtatcattaaacaaaatgcgTATTCaggatattttcttttctttctctctgaagcATTTGTGGCGCAaatttttaaactttaaaaaaatatcctTTCTTGCCCTCCGGGCTCCTGAACGCCTCACCGACAAACTGAACTGATCCAGAAGTTTTTGCGCCGCCGTGAAACTTAATGCAACTTCCAGCAGCGGAGCTTGTCTGCATTTGGCTTGAGTGGTTTTTATTCCCGATTTATGAATTAATTCCTACTCATATTTAGGATTTTCCACCTGGCACAGCcgagagaaacaaacactggacacttATCAAGAGATACAGTTggaaacattttattaaaacGCTGCCCATCCTTGGTTATTACATTATTCTTCATGTGTCACACACTTCACAGATCATGTTTCTTGATACACTGCAACTCTGAAATATCCACGAATATCTGAGTGAATAAATTACAGCGGCTTTGtttcataaataaatcagaattaATTGAGTTTGCATGAACTTCATGGAGAAGTTGatgcacagtttgtttttgttttctttcacagatGTGGCAAAACACAGGTGGCCAAGTAgatgtatgtacatatataaataATGTGACAACAATTTACAATATAttataaaatatacaaaaacaaacaaacaaacaaacaaaaaaacactgcatcccTAATACCACAGAATCAAGCTTTAAAACAGAAAGAGCTCTTCATACTTGATTTGATGATGTTTGCTTCTCCTCTTGCGGTAAAAATCTATCCAGCAGTATCTCATTCACAGATCAAACTTGGTTGGTAGTCCTTTTAAAATGGCTTTCTAGTCCGACACAAAAAGAGTTTGAAACGCTTCGAAAACTTCAGTGGAAGCTGTCGGGGCCTTCGCTCGGAGACGCAGGTGTGTGTCTTAACATGCAAACCGCCTGCAGTCTGCAGCGAAGGCGCGCCGCCGCGTTCATCAGGGTCCGCCGCTCCACACGAAGCGCGCCGCCCGgtcatttcctctgctgctccgcCGTCACCAGCCGTTCATGTCGtgtccctgcagcagcacacagctgaacaGCTTCTGCAGCGTGGACATGAAGCCGGACTGCCTGGAAGCAGGTCtgcagagggacacagagatgTGTTTAGTTTCAGGCTTGCATACATGATCGTGCTGAAATGACACGGCAGTGAGCTACACTCTCACAAGTGGGGTTAGAATAAAAGCCGAGGCCTCTTTGGAGGATGTACTCACAGTGTGGACTTGATGAGTtgagtctttgtgtttttcaaatcCTCCACTGATCCATCCTTGCCCccctgctgctggtggtggtgctgctgctgctcggcgATCTGGTCCCAGATCTCCGTGTTGACCCACAGGGCGCCGGGCAGGGTGAGGCTGGCCCGGGTGCAGGTGATCCAGCGGCACAGCGGGCAGGACACGGTGCGGACGACACCGTTCATTTTACAGAGTTTCTCCAGGCACGGAGCGCAGAAGGTGTGGTTGCAGTGCAGGAGCCGCGGGATCCGGTC includes the following:
- the LOC143335331 gene encoding uncharacterized protein LOC143335331, which gives rise to MFINDELECVVCCHEYSRSDRIPRLLHCNHTFCAPCLEKLCKMNGVVRTVSCPLCRWITCTRASLTLPGALWVNTEIWDQIAEQQQHHHQQQGGKDGSVEDLKNTKTQLIKSTLPASRQSGFMSTLQKLFSCVLLQGHDMNGW